From a single Calothrix sp. NIES-2098 genomic region:
- a CDS encoding NitT/TauT family ABC transporter, ATP-binding protein: MTKTAPTTEQVLIAVEQVNKSFPLPDGKGEFTVLRQINAKVNAGEVVALLGRSGSGKSTLLRIMAGLIPPSDGQVISNGKPLRSANKDVAMVFQSFALLPWLTVQENVELGLEAQGVSLELRRQRALKAIDLVGLDGFESAYPKELSGGMKQRVGFARAFVIEPQVLFMDEPFSALDVLTAENLRGEIDDLWNAGSFPSKSILIVTHNIEEAVFLADRVIILGANPGRVRGEVAIDLPRPHDRTHPRFKALVDYIYTVMTNPEAEVTGEVTVAQSDAPKEKIKSPYSQTLPHARVGGISGLLELIVEQPESKEDIFKLAERIQLAVDDLLPILDAAVLLDFAEVTQGDVQLTDIGRDFATTTILRSKDLFRQQVLQNVPMLVSILQTLREKRIGSMRADFFVDLLDEHFPHIEAERQFATAVDWGRYAELFEYDSREERLYLPEPMFAESRE; this comes from the coding sequence ATGACAAAAACAGCTCCAACCACAGAGCAAGTCCTAATTGCAGTTGAACAGGTCAACAAAAGTTTTCCCCTTCCTGATGGCAAAGGTGAGTTTACAGTTCTGCGTCAAATTAATGCGAAAGTCAATGCAGGTGAGGTTGTTGCTTTGTTAGGGCGTAGTGGTAGTGGTAAAAGTACCTTGCTGCGAATTATGGCAGGCTTGATTCCTCCCAGTGATGGACAAGTCATTAGCAATGGCAAACCGTTACGCAGTGCTAACAAAGATGTGGCAATGGTTTTTCAAAGCTTTGCCCTGTTACCCTGGCTAACAGTACAAGAAAACGTAGAACTAGGGCTAGAAGCACAAGGAGTCAGCTTAGAACTGCGACGACAACGCGCTCTTAAAGCTATTGACTTAGTAGGTTTAGACGGTTTTGAAAGTGCCTATCCCAAAGAATTATCTGGTGGGATGAAACAGAGGGTAGGCTTTGCACGGGCATTTGTGATTGAACCGCAAGTATTATTTATGGATGAGCCATTTAGTGCCTTAGATGTGCTAACGGCTGAGAACCTGCGGGGTGAAATTGACGACCTCTGGAATGCTGGCAGTTTCCCTTCTAAAAGTATCTTAATTGTCACCCACAATATTGAGGAAGCAGTATTTTTAGCAGACAGGGTGATTATTTTAGGCGCAAATCCGGGACGGGTTCGCGGTGAAGTCGCGATCGATTTACCTCGCCCTCACGATCGCACACACCCTCGTTTCAAAGCTTTAGTAGACTATATATATACTGTGATGACAAATCCAGAAGCTGAAGTCACTGGAGAAGTCACAGTCGCCCAGTCCGATGCACCAAAAGAAAAAATTAAATCGCCCTACTCCCAGACACTACCTCATGCACGAGTTGGGGGAATCAGTGGTCTTTTAGAATTAATTGTTGAACAGCCAGAAAGTAAGGAAGATATTTTTAAGTTAGCAGAGCGAATCCAACTGGCAGTAGATGACTTGTTGCCAATTCTAGATGCTGCGGTCTTGTTAGATTTTGCTGAGGTGACACAAGGTGATGTTCAACTGACTGACATTGGACGTGACTTTGCAACCACAACTATTCTCCGAAGTAAAGACCTATTTCGGCAGCAAGTTCTGCAAAATGTACCGATGTTGGTCAGTATATTACAAACACTACGAGAGAAACGCATTGGGTCAATGCGGGCAGATTTCTTTGTAGATTTACTGGATGAACATTTTCCTCACATAGAAGCCGAACGACAATTTGCTACCGCAGTTGATTGGGGTCGTTATGCAGAATTATTTGAGTATGACTCTAGAGAAGAACGGCTGTATTTACCAGAGCCAATGTTTGCAGAGAGCAGAGAATAG
- a CDS encoding cytochrome c class I, with the protein MDNQITKPETLIQRIALLALAILLAIPLGIFGVQMVQASDPYVKSVLSLTGNPLQGNAIFQINCAGCHGWQADGRVGPSLQGVSKHKSRYGLIHQVISGETPPMPKFQPSAQEMADLLSYLETL; encoded by the coding sequence TTGGATAACCAGATTACCAAACCTGAAACTCTTATTCAGCGGATCGCTTTGCTGGCTCTGGCCATACTGCTAGCAATCCCTTTGGGCATTTTTGGTGTTCAAATGGTTCAAGCTTCCGATCCCTATGTCAAGAGTGTGCTCTCGCTCACAGGAAACCCATTGCAAGGAAACGCTATCTTTCAAATTAATTGCGCTGGTTGTCATGGCTGGCAAGCAGATGGGCGAGTAGGCCCAAGTTTGCAAGGAGTTTCCAAGCACAAGTCTCGGTATGGCTTAATACATCAAGTGATTAGTGGAGAAACCCCACCCATGCCAAAGTTCCAACCTAGCGCTCAGGAAATGGCAGACCTTTTAAGCTATTTAGAAACTTTGTAA
- a CDS encoding putative methyltransferase has product MSLRIYGNRQLKTIPGKDTRPTSARVREAVFNIWQGKIPGCRWLDLCAGTGSMGAEALCRGASLVIGIEQSSRACNIIQQNWQRVAHADQEWKILRQDVLQQLKTLSGKQFDRIYFDPPYASGLYQPVLEAIAQYQLLDFEGELAAEHSSQDWTPPVIPHWEICRQKVYGNTALTFYRIVE; this is encoded by the coding sequence ATGAGTCTGAGAATTTACGGCAATCGTCAGTTAAAAACTATACCTGGTAAAGACACCAGACCCACTAGTGCGCGCGTACGTGAGGCAGTCTTTAATATTTGGCAGGGAAAAATTCCAGGTTGTCGCTGGCTAGATTTGTGCGCTGGTACTGGTTCAATGGGAGCAGAGGCTTTGTGTAGAGGAGCCAGCTTAGTAATAGGTATTGAACAATCGAGCCGCGCCTGTAATATTATTCAACAAAATTGGCAGCGAGTAGCTCATGCTGACCAAGAATGGAAAATCTTGCGCCAAGATGTACTCCAGCAGTTAAAAACCTTATCAGGCAAACAATTTGACAGAATTTATTTCGATCCGCCTTATGCTAGTGGATTGTATCAGCCTGTTTTAGAAGCGATCGCTCAATATCAGCTTTTAGATTTTGAGGGCGAACTAGCAGCCGAACATAGTTCCCAAGATTGGACACCCCCAGTAATTCCCCATTGGGAAATTTGTCGCCAAAAAGTTTACGGTAACACAGCTCTTACTTTCTACAGAATTGTCGAATGA
- the hisH gene encoding imidazole glycerol phosphate synthase subunit HisH: MPVIAVIDYDMGNLHSVCKGLEKAGATPKITHSFKEIEKADAVVLPGVGAFDPAVQHLRERGLEQPIKDTIASGKPFLGICLGLQILFESSAEGTQPGLGIVKGKVKRFVPEPNITIPHMGWNQLEITQPKSIMWEHLPSQPWVYFVHSYYVEPADPQIRAATVTHGTQTVTAAIARENLMAVQFHPEKSSNIGLQILSNFVAQVREKVAA; encoded by the coding sequence ATGCCAGTTATTGCGGTCATAGACTACGATATGGGAAATTTGCATTCAGTTTGTAAAGGGTTGGAAAAAGCTGGAGCAACTCCAAAAATCACTCATTCTTTCAAGGAAATAGAAAAAGCAGATGCAGTAGTTTTGCCCGGAGTCGGAGCTTTTGATCCAGCTGTGCAACACCTGCGAGAGCGTGGTTTAGAACAACCGATTAAAGATACTATCGCATCCGGTAAACCATTCTTAGGTATCTGCTTAGGATTGCAAATTCTGTTTGAATCAAGTGCCGAAGGTACGCAACCAGGATTAGGAATTGTAAAGGGAAAAGTTAAACGGTTCGTTCCCGAACCAAATATCACTATTCCTCACATGGGTTGGAATCAACTGGAAATAACTCAACCAAAAAGTATTATGTGGGAGCATCTACCTTCTCAGCCTTGGGTGTATTTTGTCCATTCTTACTATGTGGAACCAGCAGACCCGCAAATTCGGGCTGCAACTGTCACCCACGGTACTCAAACTGTTACAGCTGCGATCGCTCGTGAAAACCTGATGGCGGTTCAATTTCACCCCGAAAAATCATCGAATATCGGATTGCAAATCTTGTCTAATTTTGTTGCTCAAGTACGGGAGAAAGTTGCCGCCTAA
- a CDS encoding UspA domain-containing protein, with product MFTKILVALDRSPMGKQVFEQALALAKATGASLMLLHVLSAEEEGSPYAPLLTNFDYYPGVGSQSFEHYQKQWDNFKNEGIQLLQSLSAQANTAGVNAEFTQQLGSPGRLICQLATTWGADLIIMGRRGRSGLKELFLGSVSNYVLHHAPCSVHVISVPSQVTQAEEAPQETASVN from the coding sequence ATGTTTACTAAAATTTTAGTTGCGTTAGATCGCTCGCCAATGGGGAAACAGGTTTTTGAGCAAGCCTTGGCTTTAGCAAAGGCTACAGGAGCTAGTTTGATGCTACTTCATGTCCTCTCTGCGGAAGAGGAGGGTAGCCCTTACGCACCTTTGTTAACTAATTTTGACTATTATCCTGGTGTGGGCAGCCAAAGCTTCGAGCACTACCAAAAGCAATGGGATAACTTTAAAAATGAAGGTATCCAGCTATTGCAATCATTATCTGCGCAAGCAAACACAGCAGGAGTCAATGCAGAATTTACTCAACAACTTGGCAGTCCTGGTCGGCTGATCTGTCAATTAGCGACAACTTGGGGTGCTGATTTGATTATTATGGGTCGTCGGGGTCGTTCGGGTTTAAAAGAACTATTTCTTGGTAGCGTGAGTAACTACGTCCTTCACCATGCTCCTTGCTCAGTTCATGTTATTTCTGTTCCCAGTCAAGTTACTCAAGCTGAAGAAGCTCCTCAAGAAACTGCTAGTGTTAACTAA